One genomic segment of Hordeum vulgare subsp. vulgare chromosome 2H, MorexV3_pseudomolecules_assembly, whole genome shotgun sequence includes these proteins:
- the LOC123425680 gene encoding secretory carrier-associated membrane protein 1, whose product MAGRYDGGNPFEEEEDVNPFSEQARGKAGGQSNYGGGGAFYMPNPRNVAPSSNSRLSPLPPEPADFSATVDIPLESSKDLKKREKELQAREAELNKREKELKRREEAAARAGIVIEEKNWPPFMPLIHHDIANEIPTHLQRMQYFAFASFLGLVCCLFWNVVAVTTAWIKGEGVKIWLLAIIYFISGVPGAYVLWYRPLYNAMRTDSALKFGLFFLLYLFHIVFVVFAAVAPPAVFEGKSLAGILPAIDLISMNALVGIFYFIGFGLFALESLLSIWVIQQVYMYFRGSGKAAEMKRDATRGAMRAAF is encoded by the exons ATGGCGGGCCGCTACGATGGCGGCAACCctttcgaggaggaggaggacgtgaacccTTTCTCG GAACAAGCGCGAGGCAAAGCTGGCGGCCAGTCCAactatggcggcggcggcgcgttcTACATGCCG AATCCCAGAAACGTTGCTCCCTCTTCGAATTCCCGGCTTTCGCCCCTTCCCCCGGAACCTGCAGATTTCAGTGCCACAGTGGATATCCCTCTTGAGTCTTCAAAG GACCTGAAGAAAAGAGAAAAGGAGCTGCAAGCGAGGGAAGCAGAGTTGAACAAGAGGGAGAAG GAATTGAAAAGAAGAGAGGAAGCGGCAGCACGAG CTGGTATTGTCATCGAGGAGAAAAACTGGCCTCCTTTTATGCCACTCATCCACCACGACATTGCCAATGAGATACCGACTCATCTTCAAAGAATGCAATACTTCGCATTTGCGTCATTTCTTG GTTTGGTTTGCTGTCTCTTCTGGAATGTCGTAGCAGTTACTACAGCCTGGATCAAGGGGGAAG GTGTGAAAATCTGGTTGCTAGCAATAATCTACTTCATCTCTGGGGTTCCTGGTGCATATGTGTTATGGTATCGCCCTCTTTATAATGCTATGAG GACTGACAGTGCGTTGAAGTTTGGATTGTTTTTCTTGCTCTACTTG TTTCACATCGTTTTTGTCGTATTTGCTGCTGTGGCTCCTCCAGCTGTCTTTGAGGGCAAGTCTTTGGC AGGAATTTTGCCGGCGATTGATCTTATCAGCATGAATGCTCTAGTGGGG ATCTTCTACTTCATTGGATTTGGATTATTTGCCCTGGAGTCATTGTTGAGCATCTGGGTTATCCAG CAAGTGTATATGTACTTCCGAGGGAGTGGAAAGGCTGCAGAGATGAAGCGCGATGCAACCAGGGGCGCTATGAGAGCAGCATTTTGA